Proteins from a single region of Streptomyces spectabilis:
- a CDS encoding ATP-binding protein — protein MSHGPAPRFIGRRVELGTLRWRLECALNGKASAVAIGGEPGIGRTALLDALAGTAARLGFRHASGRGHPGKREVGFGVVQQIIDELAAPEARASAPRPVEGPGALLPDPGAEPDDRTVSAVFASFDGLLADAGARTPLLVTVDDAHFGDPLSLRCLAHATRRVREVPFVLVITYDETEPEADASPLAELTATAHRVSLTGLGRDEVAEFVSRATAPEVVDAETAQACHRVTDGHPLLLEELLGTLRQERPTGLTPQLVLDVGARNVAQWLRARLSRCPEAGAIARAIAVLGDEADFGRASALARLDLDDACARVDRLVRLKLVADGHPLRFTHSFFRGVILDGMAVGTRIAWHTRAAELLYESRAPGDAVAAHLLHGDVTRQRWATAVLRDAARHEVARGAPHRAAPLLRRALDTRLGGAHRAVVLRELGSAELATDHAAGTARLRAALAAAPDADEAAHTTLLLASALVSAEANDEAAALADHAAGWLGDTDQGTAWQLRAVAYQAEQGRLATAALARERESGLLADAPDDPRLLQTWSAYLAHRHSRQGHNREATVRCADLALADQQLSVADRPHHLALLALLYADAPALADPVLSRLGRAAERGGQLRSRALVPAFRGAFARSAGHLADAVAHLRTADGLLVSWSGGRRTHEGSWCAALLAEALVEQGRTGEAHELLAGRGLSARLPDLYHHNWVLYARGRLHLARGRHDEALTDLLECGRRLEEWQVENPAVLPWRSQAALACLAVGERERARRLAGGELAAARRWGTPRAVGVALTALGRAEAGPRATGVLDEAVAALRSSPARLELAHALYALGVACRGRGRLAEAREHLTAAGVLGQRCEALPLVTRTAEELAALGPTPSATASGVLLTRQQRRVADLASGGLANKDIAVRLGVSLRCVEFHLSGAYQKLGISGRRELHRALKGLAPGGRGSAG, from the coding sequence TTGAGCCACGGACCAGCGCCCCGATTCATCGGACGGCGGGTCGAACTCGGTACGCTGCGATGGCGCCTGGAGTGCGCCCTCAACGGGAAGGCGTCCGCCGTCGCCATCGGCGGCGAGCCCGGCATCGGCCGGACGGCACTCCTCGACGCACTCGCCGGCACCGCCGCGCGGCTGGGCTTCCGGCACGCGTCGGGCCGGGGCCACCCCGGCAAGAGGGAGGTCGGTTTCGGCGTCGTCCAGCAGATCATCGACGAGCTGGCGGCCCCGGAGGCGCGGGCATCGGCACCGCGGCCCGTGGAGGGGCCGGGCGCGCTGCTCCCGGACCCCGGCGCGGAGCCCGACGACCGCACGGTCTCGGCGGTCTTCGCCTCCTTCGACGGCCTGCTCGCGGACGCGGGCGCGCGGACCCCGCTCCTCGTCACCGTCGACGACGCGCACTTCGGCGACCCGCTGTCGCTGCGCTGTCTCGCCCACGCGACGCGGCGCGTCCGCGAGGTGCCCTTCGTCCTGGTCATCACCTACGACGAGACCGAACCCGAGGCCGACGCCTCCCCCTTGGCGGAACTGACCGCGACCGCGCACCGCGTCTCGCTGACGGGTCTGGGCCGCGACGAGGTCGCGGAGTTCGTCTCCCGGGCGACGGCCCCCGAAGTGGTGGACGCCGAGACCGCGCAGGCCTGTCACCGGGTCACCGACGGCCATCCGCTGCTCCTGGAGGAGCTGCTCGGCACGCTGCGCCAGGAGCGGCCCACGGGCCTCACCCCCCAGCTCGTCCTCGACGTCGGCGCCCGGAACGTGGCGCAGTGGCTGCGGGCCCGCCTCAGCCGCTGCCCGGAGGCCGGAGCGATCGCCCGGGCCATCGCCGTGCTCGGCGACGAGGCGGACTTCGGCCGCGCCAGCGCCCTCGCCCGCCTCGACCTGGACGACGCCTGCGCGCGCGTCGACCGTCTCGTACGGCTCAAGCTGGTCGCCGACGGGCACCCGCTGCGCTTCACGCACTCCTTCTTCCGCGGCGTGATCCTGGACGGCATGGCGGTGGGCACCCGCATCGCCTGGCACACCCGGGCCGCCGAGCTGCTGTACGAGTCCCGCGCGCCCGGGGACGCGGTGGCCGCACACCTGCTGCACGGTGACGTCACCCGGCAGCGCTGGGCCACCGCCGTGCTGCGCGACGCCGCGCGGCACGAGGTCGCCCGGGGCGCGCCGCACCGTGCCGCACCGCTGCTGCGGCGCGCCCTGGACACACGCCTGGGCGGAGCCCACCGCGCGGTCGTGCTGCGCGAGTTGGGCAGCGCGGAGCTGGCCACCGACCACGCCGCGGGAACGGCGCGGCTGCGCGCCGCGCTCGCGGCGGCACCGGACGCGGACGAAGCGGCCCACACCACCCTGCTCCTGGCCTCCGCCCTGGTCTCGGCGGAGGCCAACGACGAGGCGGCCGCGCTCGCGGACCACGCGGCGGGCTGGCTGGGCGACACGGACCAGGGCACCGCCTGGCAGCTGCGCGCGGTCGCCTACCAGGCCGAGCAGGGCCGCCTCGCGACCGCGGCGCTCGCCCGGGAGCGGGAGAGCGGCCTGCTGGCCGACGCCCCTGACGATCCCCGGCTGCTGCAGACCTGGTCCGCCTACCTGGCCCACCGGCACAGCAGACAGGGGCACAACCGCGAGGCCACCGTCCGCTGCGCCGACCTGGCGCTCGCCGACCAGCAGCTGAGCGTGGCCGACCGGCCCCACCACCTCGCCCTGCTCGCCCTGTTGTACGCGGACGCGCCCGCGCTCGCCGACCCGGTCCTCAGCCGCCTCGGCAGAGCCGCGGAACGCGGCGGGCAACTGCGCTCACGCGCGCTGGTACCCGCCTTCAGGGGTGCCTTCGCCCGCAGCGCCGGACACCTCGCCGACGCCGTCGCGCACCTTCGGACCGCCGATGGCCTGCTGGTGTCCTGGAGCGGAGGCAGACGCACCCATGAAGGATCGTGGTGCGCCGCCCTGCTCGCCGAGGCGCTCGTCGAACAGGGCCGTACCGGCGAGGCCCACGAACTCCTCGCGGGACGGGGCCTGTCGGCGCGGCTGCCCGACCTCTACCACCACAACTGGGTGCTCTACGCGCGCGGTCGGCTGCACCTGGCACGGGGCCGCCACGACGAGGCCCTCACGGACCTGCTGGAGTGCGGTCGGCGCCTGGAGGAGTGGCAGGTGGAGAACCCCGCCGTGCTGCCGTGGCGGTCGCAGGCGGCGCTGGCCTGCCTGGCCGTCGGCGAGCGCGAACGGGCCCGCCGTCTGGCGGGCGGCGAGCTGGCGGCCGCCCGCCGCTGGGGCACGCCGCGTGCCGTGGGGGTGGCCCTGACCGCCCTGGGACGCGCCGAGGCCGGACCGCGCGCCACCGGAGTCCTCGACGAGGCGGTCGCCGCGCTGCGCTCGTCCCCGGCCCGCCTCGAACTCGCGCACGCGCTGTACGCGTTGGGCGTGGCCTGCCGGGGGCGGGGGCGGCTCGCCGAAGCCCGCGAGCACCTCACGGCGGCGGGGGTGCTGGGGCAGCGGTGCGAGGCGCTGCCCCTGGTGACCCGCACGGCGGAGGAGCTGGCCGCCCTGGGGCCGACGCCGTCGGCGACCGCGTCCGGCGTGCTGCTCACCCGCCAGCAGCGCCGCGTCGCCGATCTGGCCTCCGGAGGCCTCGCGAACAAGGACATCGCCGTACGTCTCGGCGTCTCGCTGCGGTGCGTGGAGTTCCATCTGTCCGGCGCCTACCAGAAGCTGGGCATCTCCGGGCGCCGTGAGCTGCACCGGGCCCTGAAGGGGCTCGCGCCGGGCGGGCGGGGCTCCGCGGGCTGA
- a CDS encoding RNA polymerase sigma factor, whose protein sequence is MSRSADTGARRRGRLDPGRGAPALSRDDFTDLVCACRGGDERAWAELHARFGPLVRRVVGSYRLQQADVDDVCQHVWSRVCRDLHTLRTALTLRAWLATVARREALRHLGRARRDIPVGGPWEFASVPGDRGDPEESAVAAAECELVRAAVRQLPRQHQELIHLLFADPPVGYDVISEKLGIPRGSIGPMRSRIVGRVRQVMAGERGR, encoded by the coding sequence ATGTCCCGATCCGCCGACACCGGAGCCCGTCGCCGTGGCCGACTCGACCCCGGCCGGGGTGCGCCCGCTCTCTCCCGCGACGACTTCACCGACCTCGTGTGTGCCTGCCGAGGCGGTGACGAGCGGGCCTGGGCGGAGCTGCACGCCCGGTTCGGGCCGCTGGTCAGACGCGTCGTGGGCTCCTACAGGCTCCAGCAGGCCGATGTCGACGACGTGTGCCAGCACGTGTGGTCGCGGGTGTGCAGGGACCTGCACACCCTGCGCACCGCGCTGACGCTGCGCGCGTGGCTGGCCACGGTGGCCAGGCGCGAGGCGCTGCGGCATCTCGGCCGGGCCCGGCGGGACATCCCCGTCGGTGGGCCGTGGGAGTTCGCGTCCGTGCCCGGCGACCGCGGCGATCCCGAGGAGAGCGCGGTCGCGGCAGCCGAGTGCGAGCTGGTGCGCGCGGCGGTGCGGCAGCTGCCGCGACAGCACCAGGAGTTGATCCATCTGCTGTTCGCCGATCCGCCGGTCGGCTACGACGTGATCAGTGAGAAGCTCGGCATTCCCCGAGGCTCCATCGGCCCCATGCGCAGCCGGATCGTGGGGCGGGTGCGGCAGGTGATGGCGGGGGAGCGCGGCCGTTGA
- a CDS encoding sensor histidine kinase: MPDLPALRQRLYRASARTQDMVVAAGVTLFDVVGSSWTESRGTTLGGQLAVVAAALVCAAALVFRRRRPVAVFLAVIGGILITDVLYAHTSFLYDPTTASAVALYTVAAHCRAGIAWAALACQLVFSSQAVNLMLSGRAAESLKHLVFYMLVDIAVWATGRWAAFSRATAAADRRLLTAAREAVVAERVRTARELHDVVANAVTVMVLQAAGARRVGDRDPERVGEALRRIESLGTTAMAELRHLLLVLRAGERSPEDGHSFCVADLGPLLEAVRHAGLRVRLTESGCPAPLVKDVGLNAYRLVQESLTNAVKHAGEGSAAEVRLNWGERLRIEVVDDGRGTPVTSGAALSTGHGLLGMRERVVLSGGTFSAGPTSDGGFRVAASLPVAAPRPRTSPEGSHDR; encoded by the coding sequence ATGCCCGACCTGCCCGCGCTTCGACAGCGCCTGTACCGGGCGTCGGCCCGCACCCAGGACATGGTCGTCGCCGCCGGGGTGACGCTCTTCGACGTCGTCGGCTCCTCCTGGACGGAGTCGCGGGGGACGACCTTGGGCGGGCAGCTCGCGGTGGTCGCCGCCGCGCTCGTCTGTGCCGCCGCGCTCGTCTTCCGCCGCCGACGGCCCGTCGCGGTGTTCCTGGCCGTGATCGGGGGGATCCTGATCACCGACGTGCTCTACGCCCACACCAGCTTCTTGTACGACCCGACCACCGCGTCCGCGGTCGCGCTCTACACCGTCGCCGCGCACTGCCGGGCGGGCATCGCCTGGGCCGCCCTGGCGTGCCAGCTGGTCTTCTCCTCGCAGGCCGTCAACCTCATGCTGAGCGGACGAGCGGCCGAGTCCCTGAAGCACCTCGTCTTCTACATGCTCGTCGACATCGCCGTGTGGGCCACCGGCCGCTGGGCCGCCTTCAGCCGCGCCACCGCCGCCGCCGACCGCCGTCTGCTGACCGCGGCCCGGGAGGCGGTGGTGGCCGAACGCGTCCGTACGGCACGGGAGTTGCACGACGTCGTCGCCAACGCGGTGACCGTCATGGTGCTCCAGGCAGCCGGTGCGCGGCGCGTCGGCGACCGTGACCCCGAGCGGGTCGGCGAGGCGCTGCGGCGCATCGAGTCCCTCGGCACGACGGCGATGGCGGAGCTGCGGCACCTGCTGCTCGTGCTGCGCGCCGGCGAGCGGTCGCCGGAGGACGGACACTCCTTCTGCGTCGCCGACCTCGGCCCCCTGCTGGAGGCGGTGCGCCACGCCGGGCTCCGGGTGCGCCTGACGGAGAGCGGCTGCCCCGCACCTCTGGTCAAGGACGTCGGTCTGAACGCGTACCGGCTCGTCCAGGAGTCCCTGACCAACGCCGTCAAGCACGCCGGTGAGGGCAGCGCCGCCGAGGTGCGCCTGAACTGGGGCGAGCGCTTGCGCATCGAGGTCGTGGACGACGGGCGGGGCACGCCGGTGACGTCCGGCGCCGCGCTGTCCACCGGCCACGGACTGCTCGGCATGCGCGAGCGGGTCGTCCTGAGCGGCGGGACGTTCAGCGCGGGCCCCACGTCCGACGGCGGCTTCCGCGTCGCCGCCTCGCTGCCGGTCGCCGCGCCCCGTCCCCGTACGTCCCCCGAAGGGAGTCACGACCGATGA
- a CDS encoding response regulator: MIRVLLADDQPMVRSGLGMILECESDIEVVGEAGDGAEAVELARRLRPALVVMDVRMPRTNGVEATRQITADSFPAERDTLTRVLVLTTYNVSEAVYEALRAGASGFLLKDAAPGELVRAVRALADGDAWLDPAVTADLLAEFASRPERQLPAPEELAALTEREREVLCLIAHGLSNTEIAAHLVIGEATVKTHVGRILMKLALRDRAQAVATAYQCGLVLPGTAPPAPPGAFAG, translated from the coding sequence ATGATCCGCGTACTGCTCGCCGACGATCAGCCCATGGTCCGCTCGGGTCTCGGCATGATCCTGGAGTGCGAGAGCGACATCGAGGTGGTCGGCGAGGCCGGGGACGGCGCCGAGGCCGTCGAGCTCGCCCGCAGGCTGCGGCCCGCCCTGGTGGTGATGGACGTACGGATGCCGCGCACCAACGGCGTCGAGGCCACCCGGCAGATCACCGCGGACTCGTTTCCCGCCGAACGCGACACCCTCACCCGCGTCCTGGTCCTGACGACGTACAACGTCAGCGAGGCGGTCTACGAGGCCCTGCGGGCGGGAGCGTCCGGCTTCCTGCTCAAGGACGCGGCACCCGGCGAACTGGTGCGTGCCGTACGGGCGTTGGCCGACGGCGACGCCTGGCTCGACCCGGCCGTGACCGCGGACCTGCTGGCGGAGTTCGCCTCCCGGCCCGAGCGGCAGCTGCCCGCCCCCGAGGAGCTGGCCGCGCTCACCGAGCGCGAGCGCGAGGTGCTGTGCCTGATCGCCCACGGACTGTCGAACACGGAGATCGCCGCCCATCTGGTCATCGGCGAAGCGACGGTGAAGACCCACGTCGGGCGGATCCTGATGAAGCTCGCGCTGCGGGACCGGGCCCAGGCCGTCGCCACGGCCTATCAGTGCGGTCTCGTCCTGCCGGGCACGGCACCGCCCGCGCCGCCGGGGGCCTTCGCGGGGTGA
- a CDS encoding FAD/NAD(P)-binding protein, translating into MTASHAVPDSVLAYDHQATASTGTDDVSVALVGCGPRGLNVLERLVHRARTHGLRGTVHVIEPGPLGVGVHHRGQPDYLRLHTPADRLTAFTDPHMVDGGGVAGPSLYAWARGRGLTVREPTGDETPVRPDHHLPRAMLGEYLAWAAQTIVAAAPAGLRVLHHRATAVDVVPAVHRGGERVVLNNGGVLGVAHVVLAVGHTGAVPMPAPGGADTTTGHWIADPYPLPGSLDGIPPGATVGLLGAGLTCADVVAAVTVGRGGRYVRDGVGCLRYLPSGREPALVLLSRSGLPARARPKPSARPPTDAAHLTFCAVQRLRSLCTGRALDFRRDVLPLVEREMRHRYAARAIALGKDPGGLGDGFLGELVRGTIPRHRLASYHHYRTWYAHYLGDDLREAELGLDGSPLKYSLEALGDLREELRRTVDEPGLTAESTRYFFGSFAAAVSRTVIGPQPERNAELLALLAAGVARPGPGPAARVGWHAGARSWEITSTELAVPAVVHADHLVAARTAAPAVLSSLNPVIRSLRDKGRLRCRLAGDLVLGADVTRVGRPVGGDGRVQHRLFVLGPLAEGSSYYNHYVAAPGAPSRAVADAQRAVECATRP; encoded by the coding sequence ATGACCGCGTCCCATGCCGTCCCCGACAGCGTGCTCGCGTACGACCACCAGGCCACGGCCTCGACCGGCACCGACGACGTGTCCGTCGCCCTCGTCGGATGCGGACCGCGCGGACTCAACGTCCTGGAGCGGCTGGTGCACCGCGCCCGCACGCACGGGCTTCGCGGCACCGTGCACGTGATCGAACCCGGTCCGCTCGGTGTGGGCGTCCACCACCGGGGCCAACCCGACTACCTGCGACTGCACACCCCCGCCGACCGGCTGACCGCCTTCACCGACCCGCACATGGTCGACGGCGGGGGAGTGGCGGGCCCCTCGCTGTACGCATGGGCCCGCGGGCGCGGCCTGACGGTCCGTGAACCCACCGGCGACGAGACCCCCGTGCGGCCCGACCACCACCTGCCCCGCGCGATGCTCGGCGAGTACCTGGCGTGGGCGGCGCAGACCATCGTGGCGGCCGCCCCCGCGGGGCTGCGCGTCCTGCACCACCGGGCCACGGCCGTGGACGTCGTACCGGCCGTGCACCGCGGCGGGGAGCGGGTGGTCCTGAACAACGGCGGCGTCCTTGGCGTGGCACACGTCGTGCTCGCCGTCGGACACACGGGCGCCGTGCCGATGCCCGCACCCGGCGGCGCCGACACCACGACCGGGCACTGGATCGCCGACCCCTACCCCCTGCCCGGCAGCCTGGACGGCATCCCGCCCGGCGCCACGGTGGGCCTGCTGGGGGCGGGCCTCACCTGCGCCGACGTGGTGGCCGCGGTCACCGTGGGCCGGGGCGGGCGTTACGTCCGGGACGGCGTCGGCTGCCTGCGCTATCTGCCGAGCGGCCGCGAACCCGCGCTGGTGCTGCTCAGCCGCAGCGGGCTGCCCGCCCGGGCGCGTCCCAAGCCCTCCGCCCGGCCCCCGACCGACGCCGCGCACCTCACGTTCTGCGCCGTGCAACGGCTGCGGTCCCTGTGCACCGGCCGCGCCCTGGACTTCCGCCGGGACGTCCTGCCCCTGGTCGAGCGCGAGATGCGCCACCGGTACGCCGCACGGGCCATCGCCCTGGGCAAGGACCCCGGCGGCCTGGGGGACGGCTTCCTCGGCGAGCTGGTGCGCGGCACGATCCCGCGCCACCGCCTGGCCTCTTACCACCACTACCGCACCTGGTACGCCCACTACCTCGGCGACGATCTGCGGGAGGCCGAACTCGGCCTCGACGGCAGCCCGTTGAAGTACTCCCTGGAAGCGCTCGGCGACCTGCGCGAGGAGCTGCGCCGCACGGTGGACGAGCCCGGCCTCACCGCGGAGTCGACACGGTACTTCTTCGGCTCCTTCGCCGCGGCTGTCAGCCGTACCGTCATCGGCCCGCAGCCGGAGCGGAACGCCGAACTCCTCGCCCTCCTGGCGGCGGGCGTCGCCCGGCCGGGCCCGGGCCCCGCGGCCCGCGTCGGCTGGCACGCCGGGGCGCGCTCCTGGGAGATCACCTCCACGGAGCTCGCCGTGCCCGCCGTGGTCCACGCCGACCACCTGGTCGCCGCGCGGACGGCGGCCCCGGCCGTCCTCTCCTCGCTCAACCCCGTGATCCGCTCCCTGCGCGACAAGGGGCGGCTGCGCTGCCGACTCGCGGGCGATCTCGTCCTGGGCGCGGACGTCACCCGGGTGGGGCGGCCGGTGGGCGGGGACGGGCGGGTGCAGCACCGGCTGTTCGTCCTGGGCCCGCTGGCCGAGGGGTCGAGCTACTACAACCACTACGTCGCCGCTCCGGGCGCCCCCTCGCGTGCCGTCGCCGACGCCCAGCGGGCGGTGGAGTGCGCCACCCGCCCCTGA
- a CDS encoding FAD/NAD(P)-binding protein, whose amino-acid sequence MRIALIGGGAAAVSLIDGLLGRVLDPEHLDVVVYESGPRPGPGRAYRADLGCAFINTRTGVTSIRADEPGHFLDWLHTTPAGMGTGFAHADADSFLPRWVFGEYLADCLDHACHSGSVRVERQSVQRVRPSATDVLVETADGQRAAYDRVVLCVGGGEPAQVYGLEGAPQYHRDPYPLTDTVTRLHPRARVLVIGTGLTAVDTVLALRDAGHEGDIAMASRRGLLPAVRVSRGRWDLACLTPEALARARERAGGPSLETLGGLLLTELDRAGVTRQEAMERVRPGYDARARLMYQFREAETGAPWQRILTTAANRLAEPLWQLLPDAEKRRYLRGLHHVFQSECHPMPPLTAVALLDMMDDGQLTVRSGIQDVRARPGGGFVLDAHGQRYTFDAVVGAARQSVGLPGPEARPLVSDLVDQGAATPHPFGGIRVDAATHRVLTADGAAQARLHALGDLTAGTFYHTGPLEVISRHADRITDALLAAAPGAAEEPVA is encoded by the coding sequence GTGCGCATTGCGCTGATCGGCGGCGGAGCCGCAGCGGTAAGTCTCATCGACGGTCTGCTCGGACGGGTCCTCGACCCGGAGCACCTGGACGTCGTGGTCTACGAATCGGGGCCGCGCCCGGGGCCGGGCCGTGCCTACCGGGCCGACCTGGGCTGCGCGTTCATCAACACCCGGACCGGCGTCACGTCGATCCGAGCCGACGAGCCCGGGCACTTCCTCGACTGGCTGCACACGACTCCGGCCGGAATGGGCACGGGCTTCGCGCACGCCGACGCCGACTCGTTCCTGCCGCGCTGGGTCTTCGGCGAGTACCTCGCCGACTGCCTGGACCACGCCTGCCACAGCGGAAGCGTGCGCGTGGAGCGGCAGTCCGTGCAGCGGGTCAGGCCGAGCGCCACGGACGTCCTCGTCGAGACGGCCGACGGTCAGCGGGCCGCGTACGACCGCGTCGTGCTGTGCGTGGGCGGCGGCGAGCCCGCCCAGGTGTACGGCCTCGAAGGCGCGCCGCAGTACCACCGCGACCCCTATCCGCTGACCGACACGGTCACGCGGCTGCACCCGCGCGCCCGCGTCCTCGTCATCGGCACCGGCCTCACGGCCGTGGACACGGTGCTCGCGCTGCGCGACGCCGGTCACGAGGGGGACATCGCCATGGCCTCCCGCCGTGGCCTGCTGCCCGCCGTGCGGGTCAGCCGGGGCAGGTGGGACCTGGCCTGCCTCACCCCGGAGGCCCTCGCCCGGGCGCGCGAGCGCGCGGGCGGACCGAGCCTGGAGACGCTGGGCGGTCTGCTCCTGACGGAACTCGACCGCGCGGGCGTCACCCGGCAGGAGGCCATGGAGCGCGTCCGCCCTGGTTACGACGCACGCGCCCGCCTCATGTACCAGTTCCGGGAGGCGGAGACCGGCGCTCCCTGGCAGCGCATCCTCACCACCGCGGCGAACCGACTCGCCGAGCCCCTCTGGCAGTTGCTGCCCGACGCGGAGAAGCGCCGCTATCTGCGCGGTCTGCACCACGTCTTCCAGAGCGAATGCCACCCCATGCCGCCGCTCACCGCGGTCGCCCTGCTCGACATGATGGACGACGGCCAACTCACCGTGCGCTCCGGGATCCAGGACGTCCGCGCGCGGCCCGGCGGCGGCTTCGTCCTGGACGCGCACGGGCAGCGGTACACGTTCGACGCCGTGGTCGGCGCGGCCCGGCAGAGCGTCGGCCTCCCCGGCCCCGAGGCCCGGCCGCTGGTGTCCGACCTCGTCGACCAGGGCGCCGCGACGCCGCACCCCTTCGGCGGCATCCGCGTCGACGCCGCGACCCACCGCGTCCTCACCGCCGACGGGGCCGCACAGGCCCGGCTCCACGCGCTCGGCGACCTCACCGCGGGCACCTTCTACCACACCGGTCCCCTTGAGGTGATCTCCCGGCACGCGGACCGGATCACCGACGCGCTGCTCGCCGCGGCCCCCGGCGCGGCCGAGGAGCCCGTGGCCTGA